A section of the Euwallacea fornicatus isolate EFF26 chromosome 24, ASM4011564v1, whole genome shotgun sequence genome encodes:
- the LOC136346661 gene encoding uncharacterized protein, protein MESGNEKRVPQAGDNPVAGSDRVQAPVAGVGPMDSGGGQDRSSTRRAVDEGLGAFAGSKKLQRTPPKGRKKERKKEEAKEEKKVERKEETPSEAWRSLAASGPPLLRRVSEGAASVLVGDEFFSAFSMEMPPPTSTPSRGEEGKKRRREMEESFSQSRRELGDALEEAVARVEDLDRMLRAGYRLRPDVMDVMSGLRCVLRKAVRMDGTEEEERMREEIEELKERIAGYERAGRAPVETVSCGTQTATEEEMRAEEQRERVRGLVASGKLREAIRERWEESLYRSTEMVRGDPLAEGHRRDLGLIVGEESSPLRDRVLAMLPELLELEEDEEDEGEMPFLVQGCRMRRKGGGTNVLERYVFFRQMRGDINPEAVLGALKGLVSAARKEGRRQIIVPQIPGTDAAKLRKLGELAAEGSEVSLRFYVPGAAGGAGKSEGAGEEVIFVAREEGTSYLDALKKVRGAVAKGAPGIEIGTVRETKRGEVLLTVPKGGNVGAVRDALTKELGGECVRGGGGRPVAFQVFGLDGVTTGEEVMGAVATAAGVERRRLRLLRLTPSYGSCQTATLLAEWETAAAVRRLAELRVGISRCRIRERLETGRCFRCWGQGHRAGECKGKDRSQLCARCAKDGHKAAQCREERFCPLCDKVGHSAGGPGCKPPCPRQTEEGEEATQAKPPPPPPQPSQSQEGKKKRRGPRVEGETVPPVAQTPTPITPGDGPASSGTRRPVTSTPRTEEDEGGEEASPATSFLKSLVVGEGMED, encoded by the coding sequence aTGGAGAGTGGTAACGAAAAACGTGTACCCCAGGCGGGTGATAATCCCGTCGCCGGCTCCGACCGGGTGCAAGCCCCGGTGGCCGGTGTTGGCCCCATGGATTCTGGGGGGGGCCAGGACCGCTCCAGCACGAGGCGTGCTGTGGATGAGGGATTGGGGGCATTCGCTGGGAGCAAAAAGCTCCAAAGGACGCCACCAAAGGGAAGGAAGAAGGAGAGGAAGAAGGAGGAAGCTAAGGAGGAGAAGAAGGTGGAGAGGAAGGAGGAGACCCCGAGTGAGGCGTGGAGATCGTTGGCTGCATCGGGGCCGCCTCTACTGAGGAGGGTGTCGGAAGGAGCGGCGAGTGTGCTCGTGGGGGACGAGTTCTTCTCGGCATTCTCTATGGAGATGCCCCCCCCCACGAGCACACCAAGTCGTGGAGAGGAGGGGAAGAAGAGGAGAAGGGAGATGGAGGAGAGCTTCTCTCAGTCGAGGAGGGAGCTGGGGGACGCGCTGGAGGAGGCTGTGGCCAGAGTGGAGGATCTGGACCGCATGCTGAGGGCGGGCTACAGGCTGAGGCCGGACGTCATGGACGTCATGTCCGGCCTGCGGTGCGTCCTCCGCAAGGCGGTCCGGATGGATGGAACGGAGGAGGAGGAGAGGATGAGAGAGGAGATAGAGGAGCTGAAGGAGAGGATAGCGGGATACGAGAGGGCGGGCAGAGCACCGGTGGAAACGGTGAGCTGCGGAACCCAGACGGCTACCGAGGAGGAGATGAGGGCGGAGGAGCAGCGGGAGAGGGTCCGAGGCCTGGTGGCTTCCGGAAAGCTGAGGGAGGCGATCCGGGAGCGCTGGGAGGAGAGCCTGTACCGGTCGACGGAGATGGTGAGGGGGGACCCACTGGCCGAGGGGCATAGGAGGGACCTGGGCCTCATTGTCGGGGAGGAGTCCAGCCCGCTCAGGGATAGGGTCTTGGCCATGCTCCCTGAGCTGCTGGAGCTAGAGGAGGATGAGGAGGACGAGGGAGAGATGCCATTCCTGGTGCAAGGGTGCCGTATGAGGAGGAAGGGAGGAGGGACCAACGTGCTGGAGAGGTATGTCTTCTTCCGCCAGATGCGAGGCGACATCAATCCGGAGGCTGTCCTGGGGGCGCTAAAGGGTTTGGTAAGCGCTGCGCGGAAGGAGGGGAGGAGGCAGATCATCGTCCCGCAGATACCGGGGACGGACGCTGCGAAGCTCCGCAAGCTGGGTGAACTGGCAGCGGAGGGGAGCGAGGTCAGTCTCCGGTTCTATGTGCCGGGGGCGGCAGGAGGAGCAGGTAAGTCGGAGGGCGCTGGGGAGGAGGTAATTTTTGTGGCGCGCGAGGAGGGCACCTCCTACCTCGACGCCCTCAAAAAGGTGAGAGGAGCGGTGGCCAAGGGGGCTCCCGGGATCGAGATCGGGACCGTCAGGGAGACTAAGCGTGGCGAGGTCCTCCTGACGGTACCAAAGGGAGGCAACGTGGGGGCGGTGCGAGACGCTCTCACCAAGGAGCTCGGCGGAGAGTGCGTAAGAGGAGGAGGCGGGAGACCGGTTGCCTTTCAGGTGTTCGGGCTGGACGGGGTGACCACGGGGGAGGAGGTGATGGGGGCGGTGGCGACTGCGGCGGGGGTGGAGAGAAGGCGGCTTCGGCTGCTGAGGCTTACCCCCAGCTACGGGAGCTGCCAAACTGCCACACTCCTTGCGGAGTGGGAGACAGCGGCGGCGGTGCGCAGGCTGGCGGAACTGCGGGTGGGCATCTCCAGATGCCGCATCCGGGAGAGGCTGGAGACGGGGCGCTGCTTCAGGTGCTGGGGACAGGGCCACAGAGCGGGTGAGTGCAAGGGGAAGGACCGCTCCCAGCTGTGTGCGCGGTGCGCCAAGGACGGCCACAAGGCGGCGCAGTGCAGAGAGGAGCGGTTCTGCCCCTTATGTGATAAAGTAGGGCACAGCGCTGGGGGACCTGGGTGTAAACCGCCCTGCCCCCGGCAGACAGAGGAGGGCGAAGAGGCGACGCAAGCGAAGCCGCCGCCACCGCCGCCGCAGCCATCACAGTCCCAGGAGGGCAAAAAGAAGAGGAGGGGGCCAAGGGTGGAGGGGGAAACCGTGCCACCTGTGGCCCAGACCCCGACCCCCATAACACCGGGGGATGGCCCGGCGTCGAGCGGGACGAGGAGGCCCGTCACGTCCACCCCGAGGACGGAGGAGGACGAAGGAGGAGAGGAGGCTTCACCAGCAACCAGCTTCCTGAAGTCGCTGGTTGTGGGAGAGGGGATGGAGGACTAG